A genomic region of Ehrlichia japonica contains the following coding sequences:
- the pstC gene encoding phosphate ABC transporter permease subunit PstC, with protein MIFITILLSIALLIGNYHKVKLTFEDKFNIITYLNIIYPFIVCYSFYTQHLNIAFILVTFIVLILILIAAYIDKEFLLLKLIMFSSVALLSIIVICIVLCLTYESALFFSKIPLTDFLFGINWQPDPDIIDGKPVGSFGILPLLSGTLLIVIVAITIAAPLGLFSAIYISEYASKKIRYITNTILEILAGIPTVVYGYFAVVFLSPSIRSLAKYYNLNAQSENALVAGLVIGIMILPFITSLIENAIHSVPKTLRYGSMALGASRADTIWNIIIPYALPNIISSIILSISRVIGETMIVLMAAGITAHLSFNPLHAVTTITVQIATILTGDQNFNSIQTSSAYALGLTLFIITWLLNLLALHITKKATKSIKIH; from the coding sequence ATGATATTCATTACAATACTATTGTCTATAGCATTATTAATAGGAAATTATCATAAAGTAAAACTTACTTTCGAAGATAAATTTAATATTATAACTTACCTAAATATTATCTATCCATTCATTGTCTGTTATTCATTTTATACACAGCACCTGAATATAGCATTTATCTTAGTAACATTCATTGTATTAATTTTAATATTAATAGCAGCATACATAGATAAAGAATTCTTACTACTGAAGCTTATCATGTTTTCTTCAGTAGCCTTACTCTCCATTATCGTAATATGTATAGTACTATGCTTAACTTATGAATCAGCATTATTTTTCAGTAAGATACCATTAACTGATTTTTTATTTGGAATTAACTGGCAACCTGATCCAGACATCATAGACGGAAAACCAGTCGGATCATTTGGAATATTACCATTATTAAGCGGTACACTCCTTATAGTTATTGTTGCAATAACCATAGCCGCACCTCTAGGATTATTTTCTGCAATTTATATAAGTGAATATGCAAGTAAGAAAATAAGATATATAACCAACACAATACTTGAAATACTAGCAGGTATTCCTACAGTAGTGTATGGATATTTTGCCGTAGTATTTTTATCACCATCGATTAGAAGTTTGGCAAAGTATTACAATCTTAATGCTCAATCGGAAAATGCACTAGTAGCTGGACTAGTAATAGGAATCATGATTCTCCCATTCATTACTTCTCTGATAGAGAATGCTATACATTCTGTCCCCAAGACTTTACGATATGGATCCATGGCACTTGGAGCATCAAGAGCAGATACTATTTGGAATATTATAATCCCATATGCATTACCCAATATCATTAGCTCAATTATATTATCAATTTCAAGAGTAATTGGAGAAACAATGATTGTATTAATGGCAGCTGGTATAACAGCACATTTAAGTTTTAATCCATTACATGCTGTAACTACTATTACAGTGCAAATTGCTACAATTCTAACTGGAGATCAAAACTTCAATAGTATTCAAACTTCATCAGCATATGCTTTAGGGCTTACACTATTTATAATAACGTGGCTTCTTAATTTACTTGCACTACACATTACAAAAAAAGCAACAAAATCTATTAAAATTCACTAG
- a CDS encoding glutamine synthetase, producing the protein MLNYTLDYLSTKFNITPLIGVELEFYFDNINSNNISSLVTNIKERISPFNCNITKEQDSLQYEIQTSTTTKISNFILELNLIKEILADSIKHFGGSINFSAKPYLDKPGSAFHIHINLLDSNNNNLFFNQNNKMSDYLSYSIGGLCSLMKKHMIFFAPNNNSYLRYIHADIDTPTTISWGGNNRSASIRIPSTSTDPTKCRIEHRVPGADCNYNQAITSVLQGIIYGIEKKIQPPPKIHGISSDIQYNLEKLPLSLNEAIKYHINRTSTPA; encoded by the coding sequence ATGTTAAACTATACGTTAGATTATCTCAGTACTAAATTTAACATTACCCCTCTAATAGGAGTAGAATTAGAATTCTATTTTGATAATATAAATTCAAACAATATCAGCTCATTAGTTACCAATATTAAGGAGAGGATATCTCCTTTTAACTGTAACATAACAAAAGAACAAGATAGTTTACAATATGAGATACAAACATCTACAACTACCAAAATTTCTAATTTTATTCTTGAGCTTAATCTTATAAAAGAAATTTTAGCAGACAGTATAAAACATTTTGGAGGAAGTATTAATTTTTCTGCAAAACCATATTTAGACAAACCAGGAAGCGCATTTCATATACACATAAATTTACTTGATTCTAATAACAACAATTTATTTTTTAATCAAAATAACAAAATGAGTGATTATTTATCGTACAGCATAGGAGGGTTATGTTCTCTAATGAAAAAACATATGATTTTCTTTGCTCCAAATAACAACTCCTACTTAAGATACATACATGCTGATATAGATACTCCAACAACTATAAGCTGGGGAGGAAATAACAGAAGTGCCTCCATCCGTATACCAAGCACCAGCACAGATCCAACAAAATGTAGAATAGAACATAGAGTACCTGGAGCAGACTGTAATTATAACCAAGCTATAACATCAGTTTTGCAAGGAATAATTTACGGAATAGAGAAAAAAATACAGCCACCACCAAAAATCCATGGAATATCGTCAGATATACAATATAACCTTGAAAAATTACCACTAAGTTTAAATGAAGCAATAAAGTATCATATAAATAGGACTTCAACACCTGCATAG
- a CDS encoding MBL fold metallo-hydrolase, which translates to MRITILGCGSSGGVPIVGCKCDACGSSVRYNKRMRSSIFVESKDTQLLVDTTPDLRFQALQNNLSSVDAVLYTHFHSDHCDGISDLQPFVPKHGLNSIPVYSDMDTLCLLTASNSYFFIPSAYTSTWKRCHHLTVNVIYHYKEFAIKDFRILAIRQLHGISESNGFIFNDKVAYCTDVQSFPEESCKFLYNKKVLILGCLKYDASFAHSHVDLCLDWIKEFKPEIAVLTHMSHYLEYYSLVDYVRSHSKDNIIVGYDGLQLNV; encoded by the coding sequence ATGAGAATAACAATTCTTGGGTGTGGTTCATCTGGAGGTGTACCAATTGTAGGCTGTAAGTGTGATGCTTGTGGTTCAAGTGTAAGGTATAATAAACGGATGAGGTCTTCAATATTTGTTGAAAGCAAAGATACGCAGCTGCTTGTTGATACTACTCCTGACTTAAGATTTCAGGCATTACAAAATAATTTATCATCTGTTGATGCGGTATTGTATACTCATTTCCATTCGGATCATTGTGATGGTATTTCTGATCTTCAGCCATTTGTTCCTAAGCATGGTTTGAATAGCATACCTGTATACAGTGATATGGATACTTTATGTTTATTAACTGCTAGTAACTCATATTTCTTTATTCCTAGTGCATATACTTCTACCTGGAAGAGGTGCCATCATTTGACAGTGAATGTAATATATCACTATAAAGAATTTGCTATTAAAGATTTTCGTATATTAGCTATAAGACAGTTACATGGTATTAGTGAGTCTAATGGATTTATATTCAATGATAAAGTCGCTTATTGTACCGATGTCCAATCTTTTCCAGAAGAGTCTTGTAAATTTTTATATAACAAGAAAGTGTTGATATTAGGTTGCTTAAAGTATGATGCAAGTTTTGCACATTCTCATGTAGATTTATGTTTAGATTGGATAAAAGAGTTTAAGCCAGAAATTGCTGTTTTGACTCATATGAGTCATTATCTTGAGTACTATTCTTTGGTTGATTATGTAAGAAGTCATTCTAAAGATAATATAATAGTTGGTTATGATGGACTGCAACTTAATGTTTAA